A segment of the Streptomyces pactum genome:
CTACCTGGTCTGGGGCGAGTTCGGCGACTGGGGCTGCGAGACGGGCGGCTCCTCCGGCGACAACCAGCGGCCCGACGCCTCCTACGTCGGCCAGTGGCTGGAGGCGCTCGAACGCGACTACTCGCACCCCTCGATCATCGGCTGGTGCCCGCTCAACGAGACCTACCAAAAGCTCCACGACCGCATCACGGTACTCGACGACGTGACCCGCGCGATGTTCCTGGCCACCAAGGCCATGGACACCACGCGGCCGGTCATCGACGCCTCCGGCTACGCCCACCGGGTCGCCGAGACCGACGTCTACGACTCCCACAACTACGAACAGGACCCGGCCGCCTTCCGGGAGCTGATGTCCGGCCTCGCCAAGGACGCCCCCTTCGTCAACGCGTACGAGAACGGCACCCCGTACTCCCGGCCCTACCGGGGTCAGCCGTACTTCGTCAGCGAGTTCGGCGGCATCTGGTGGGACCCCGAGGCGGCCGCCGACCGCTCCGGCGAGGACCGCACCGAGTCCTGGGGCTACGGCGAACGCGTCCGCGACGAGGCGGAGTTCCACGAGCGGTTCGCCGGTCTGACCGAAGTACTGCTGTCGGACCGCGGCATGTTCGGCTACTGCTACACGCAACTGACCGACGTCTTCCAGGAACAGAACGGCCTCTACCGCTTCGACCGGGGTCGCAAACTGGACATCGCGCGCATCCGTGCCGCCCAGCTACGCCCGGCCGCGATCGAGGAGGAGGAGCCGGAGCACCGGGCGTGACGGCCGGCGGTCCGGGCCCGCCACGGACCGCCCGCTCCGGCACCGCACCCCCTGAGCGATTCGCGCCGACTTGCGACGGTGTGCCGCCGGCCCGCCGTCGGCACCTCTCCGGAAGACTCGCAAATTCCTTAGCCCCCGCAGTGCTTGCATGGCTTCCACGAGGACGGCTCGTGAGAGCAGGCCGTGCGTCTCGTGGTCCGGCGGAGGGGCCGACGGTCCGGTCCCTCCGCCGGAGCGTGCGCATCTCGCCTCGGGTGCCGCCGCGTCCGGCCCGCGGATGCGGACCCCCACCCGACCGGTCCTCTCCGTGGCGGTGGAAAGAGGAAAGATGTCCAAGCGCGCACTGATCACCGGAATCACCGGGCAGGACGGCTCCTACCTGGCCGAGCACCTGCTGGGCCTCGGCTACCAGGTGTGGGGGCTCTGCCGGGGCCAGGCCAACCCGCGAAAGGACCGGACGGCGGAACTCATCCCCGGCCTGTCCTTCGTGGACGGCGACCTGATGGACCAGGGCAGCCTGGTCTCGGCGGTCGACCTGGTCCAGCCCGACGAGGTCTACAACCTGGGGGCCATCTCCTTCGTCCCCATGTCCTGGCAGCAACCCGAACTCGTCACCGAGGTCAACGGCACCGGCGTGCTGCGCATGCTGGAGGCCATCCGCATGGTCAGCGGACTCAGCAAGTCCTCCGGCGGCGCCGCCCGCGGCCAGATCCGCTTCTACCAAGCGTCCTCCTCCGAGATGTTCGGGCAGGTCGCCGAGAGCCCGCAGAGCGAGACGACCCGGTTCCACCCGCGCAGCCCGTACGGCGTGGCCAAGACCTTCGGGCACTACATCACCCGAAACTACCGCGAGTCCTTCGGGATGTACGGCGTGTCCGGCATCCTCTTCAACCACGAGTCACCGCGCCGCGGCGCCGAGTTCGTGACCCGCAAGATCACTCTGGCCGTGGCCCAGATCAAACTGGGCATGGCCGACAAACTCAGCCTCGGCAACCTGGACGCTGAGCGTGACTGGGGCTTCGCCGGCGACTACGTGCGCGCCATGCACCTGATGCTCCAGCAGGAGGAGCCCGGGGACTACGTCGTCGGCACCGGCCGGATGCACACGGTCCGGGACGCGGCCCGGATCGCCTTCGAACACGTGGGGCTGGACTGGCGGGACCACGTCGTCGTCGACCCGAACCTCGTGCGGCCCGCCGAGGTCGAGACCCTGTGCGCCGACTCCGGCAACGCCCGCCGGGAGCTGGGCTGGGAACCCGAGGCCGACTTCGAGCAGCTCATGCGCATGATGGTCGAGTCCGACCTGCGCCAGGCCTCCCGCGACCGGGACTACAGCCGACTGGTCGCCGCCGCCGGGAACTGGTAGGCCCGACGGCCCCACCGGGCCCGCGCCGGTAACCGGTAGGCCCGGCCGGGCCCGGGCCCCCGCACACACTAGGGAATTCCGCAGGCGTTCCCGCCGACACTGGGCGCATGGTCCGCGAAACCGTGTGTACGCCACCCGCACCGGGCGCCCGCTCCCGAGGAGCGGAGCCCCGTGCGGTGCCCGCGCGGTGCCGGGCCGGGGAACCGGCCCGGACCCGCGGCCCCCGGCGGGAGCCGCGGCCCGGCCGCCCCCGCGTGTGACCTTCCGCGCCGGTCCCGCCGCCGCCCCGGTGCCTCCCGCCACCGCCCCCCTCCTACCAGGATCCCGGTCGTCCCGGTGTCGAACGGCCGTCCCGAACATCCGGTGCCCACGCCGGACCACCAGCCGTCCGCCGGTCTTTTCCAGATGGGTTGCGTTGAAATGGACAAGGAACAGAAGCTCCGGGACTACCTCAAGCGGGCCAGCGCGGACCTGAAGCGTTCCCGGCAGCGGGTGGGCGAGCTGGAGGCGGCGGCCACCGAGCCCATCGCGATCGTCGGCATGGGCTGCCGCTACCCGGGCGGCGTGAGCAGCCCCGAAGACCTGTGGCGGATGCTGGTGGCCGGCGAGGACGGCATCAGCCCCATGCCCCGGGACCGCGGCTGGGAGGCGGCGACCGGGGACGCGCCCGCCGACTTCGCGGGCGGCTTCCTGCACGACGCACCCGCCTTCGACGCGGACTTCTTCGGTATCTCGCCGCGCGAGGCACTGTCCATGGACCCGCAGCAGCGGCTGCTCCTGGAAACCTCCTGGGAGGCGTTCGAGCGCGCCGGCATCGACCCGGCCGCCGTCCGCGGCAGCCGTACCGGCATGTTCGTCGGCGCCATGCCGCAGGACTACCGGGTCGGCCCCGACGACGACGTCCAGGGGTTCCAGCTCACCGGCAACGCCACCAGCATCCTGTCCGGCCGGCTCTCCTACTTCTACGGCGCCGTCGGCCCCGCCGTGACCGTCGACACCGCGTGCTCCTCGTCCCTGGTCGCCCTGCACCTGGCCGCGCAGTCCCTGCGCGCCGGGGAGTGCTCGCTCGCGCTGGCGGCCGGCGTCACCGTGATGGCGAGTCCCACCACCTTCGTCGAGTTCGCCCGCCAGGGCGGCCTGGCGGGCGACGGCCACTGCAAGTCGTTCGCCGACGCCGCCGACGGCACCGGCTGGGCCGAGGGCGTCGGCGTCCTCGTCCTGGAACGGCTCTCCGAGGCCCGCCGCAACGGCCACCACGTGCTCGCCGTGGTGCGCGGCTCCGCCGTCAACCAGGACGGCGCCTCCAACGGCCTGACCGCCCCCAACGGCCCCTCCCAGCAGCGCGTCATCGAGGCTGCCCTGGTCAACGCGCGCCTGTCCGCCGCCGAGGTGGACGCCGTCGAGGCGCACGGCACCGGCACCGTCCTCGGCGACCCGGTCGAGGCACAGGCCCTGCTCGCCACCTACGGACAGGGCCGCGACCCCGAACGGCCCCTGCTGCTCGGCTCGGTGAAGTCCAACATCAGCCACACCCAGGCCGCGGCCGGTGTCGCCGGCGTCATCAAGACGGTCATGGCGCTGCGGCACGAACTGCTGCCCCGCACCCTGCACGTGGACCGGCCCACCACCCACGTCGACTGGGAGTCGGGGGCGGTACGCCTCCTCACCGAGCCCGCCCCGTGGCCGCGGCGGACGGACGCGCCGCGCCGCGCCGGCGTCTCGTCGTTCGGCCTGTCCGGCACCAACGCGCACACCATCATCGAAGAGGCACCGGCCGAGGCACCGGCCGGCGCCGCGGCGGTCTCCGCCGGGTCCGACCCAGGGACTGCCGCGGACGGCGGAACAGCGGCCGGGCCGGTGCCGGAAGGCCGGGCCGTCGGCGAGGACGCTCCCGCGCCGAGCGGGGCCCCCGCCCTCCCGGCCGGACCGGGCACCCCGTCCGTCCCGCACGGCGCCCTGCCCTGGCTGCTGTCCGCCCGCACCGCCGGGGCGCTGCGCGCCCAGGCCGCCCGCCTCCTCGACCGGCTCGACACCCGGCCCGGACCGGCCGACCTCGACGTCACCCACGCGCTGGCCACCACCCGCTCCGCCTTCGAGCACCGCGCCGCCTTCACGGCCGCCGACCACGACGGCGCGCTCACCGCGCTCACCGCGCTCGCCGAGGCAGGCACCGCACCGGGACTGACCACCCGCCAGGTGCAGGGCCGCGCCAAGCTCGCCGTGCTCTTCTCCGGCCAGGGCTCCCAGCGCCCCGGCATGGGCCGCGAACTGTACGCGCGCTTCCCCGTCTTCGCCCGCGCCCTGGACGAGATCCTCGGGCACCTCGACGGCGGCCCCGACGGACCGCTGCGTTCCCTGCTCCTCGACGGCGACGAGGAGGGCGCCGCGGACGCCGGACTCCTCGACCGAACCGGCCACGCACAGCCCGCCCTCTTCGCCGTCGAGGTCGCCCTCTACCGGCTGATCGAGTCCTGGGGCGTCACCCCGGACCACCTCGCCGGCCACTCGGTCGGCGAGATCGCCGCCGCCCACGTCGCCGGCGTCTTCACCCTCCAGGACGCCTGCGCCCTGGTCCTCGCCCGCGGCCGCCTCATGGAGGCGCTGCCCGAGGGCGGCGCCATGGCCTCCGTCGAGGCCACCGAGGACGAGGTCGCTGTGCTGGTCGCCGAGCGGTCCGCCCGGCTGTCCGTCGCCGCCGTCAACGGCCCCGCCTCCGTCGTCGTCGCCGGTGTCGCCGAGGACGTGGAGGCCGTCGCCGCGCACTTCGCCGGCCTCGGCCGCCGCACCCGGCGGCTGCGGGTGTCGCACGCCTTCCACTCGCCGCTGATGGAGCCGATGCTCGACGCCTTCCGGTCCGTCGTCGCCGGACTCTCCCCGCAGGCCCCCGTTCTGCCCGTCGTCTCCAACCTGACCGG
Coding sequences within it:
- a CDS encoding GDP-mannose 4,6-dehydratase, whose protein sequence is MSKRALITGITGQDGSYLAEHLLGLGYQVWGLCRGQANPRKDRTAELIPGLSFVDGDLMDQGSLVSAVDLVQPDEVYNLGAISFVPMSWQQPELVTEVNGTGVLRMLEAIRMVSGLSKSSGGAARGQIRFYQASSSEMFGQVAESPQSETTRFHPRSPYGVAKTFGHYITRNYRESFGMYGVSGILFNHESPRRGAEFVTRKITLAVAQIKLGMADKLSLGNLDAERDWGFAGDYVRAMHLMLQQEEPGDYVVGTGRMHTVRDAARIAFEHVGLDWRDHVVVDPNLVRPAEVETLCADSGNARRELGWEPEADFEQLMRMMVESDLRQASRDRDYSRLVAAAGNW